In Salvelinus sp. IW2-2015 linkage group LG8, ASM291031v2, whole genome shotgun sequence, the sequence TTTTATAACAAGAATGGAACTACATTTCCCATGTATCTGGGAAATCTGTCGAATCTGCCAAACACGAAAGGTCACACACAAGGAGATGCGATGCAGTGAGAGGTGTGTGCAAATACGATCGTATTTCTCCAAATGATTCGTTTTAGATCAGTCAACCTTCAACTACTCTTCGTCAGTCCTTTCTTATAGCAACAGTAGTGTGTCCTGCATTTTGAAAAGCGATACTATCCGGCATTCATAATtcctgttagctaacgttagttcagCTAGCCAAGTCAACTGTAGGTTTGTACCCCACTTCAATTGGGGAAACTTGTTTGTTAAAACATCTCTGTCACTGACACGATGCTGAGGAATCTTGTGAGATTTCACAATTGTCTGGGGCATGCTTTCTCTCCTCCCACTGTCTGCCCAAGACGTCAAATGTTTaagctgctccctctgctctctgtgaACTCAAAATCCTACTCCATTATCACAGGTAAGAGATGCACCAGCCACTTGTTTCATCAAATATCAAGAAAAGGCTCTCGAGCTTGCTGGTTTACAGTGATCATGGCTGTGTGCACCATGGAGGTTGTACATTTCTTGTCATGTTTACTTTGTTTTGCTCTCAtcgacagaaagaaagaaattctatGAGGATGTTAGCATATCCCATGGAGAGGGTGAGTACTGTAGCAGGACTTGGACAGTGAGGGACTTTCTCTCTTGAAATTGTTTAAATAAGAAGTCTGAGTGCTAAGAATTCAAGaactcacttttttttttaccttgattTTTGGTCTGCAGGTGGCATGTTTGAGATCAACCTGGACCGGCGGAAACTGAAAACACCAGGAGGAAAGCTGTTCACAGCCCCCAACGAAGCCTTAGCCATTGCCGTGGCGAATGAATGGGATACTCAGAAAGACATGCTCAAGTTCTACAGCATGCATATGGTATGACCTTTTACCTCAGTACTTTTGTTCAATGCTTCATGTTGGCTGTATCTGAAATGGTCACTGTACCCCATACAGGGCACTACTTTCACTAGAGCTTTTGACTTGGTTGATTGATTCAAACTAATGCTCTATATGTGGGaaaagggtgcaatttgagatttgttctctctcctccagaccacTCTCTGCAACACCGCCCTAGATAACCCTACGTTCCGCAGCAAGGACCAAATGATCACTGCTGCCCTCAAGTATCTGGAGACTGACACTCTCTGGTACACAGAGATCTTTGTAGTAGCATGAGGGTTTAGGTTCCCTCCATCAGTAATTATTTCTACAGATCATTCATGTGTATGATTGCATAGGGATTGAAACTGTGTGAGTATGTTGTCTCCTTGCAGTTACAGAGTTGAGGAGCCTCCATCACTAGTTGAGCTTCAGAATAATGAATGGGACCCTGTGTTGAACTGGATTGAAGACAGGTTGGTTTCACTTTAACATGATCATTGACTCATTTTCTGTGCGTTACCTTACAAAAAGTTCACTGGACATGTATTTGCATGTCATCTTCAGCAAAGGAGGGAAACAGAGATTTGTAGCATTGTCTTGTGAATACTTGAATTCATGTTTTTCTCTTTCAGGTACAACGTAGTCATTGGCTCCTCCACCAGTATACTGGGGCCAGAGATCCCACAGGCGACGATGGATACTTTCCGCCAGCACCTAGGTTCCTATAACTTCTGGTCCCTGACAGGTAAAAACATCTAAGAGTCATTAGAGGTACTCCCGTCCCGTGCACATGTGCAAATTCTTTACTGTATGTGGGTGCTAAAAGGAATCAGCCTCTTGCCTAGACCAATGGACTGAAAATGGAGAGAGAATCATCTCTATTTTCAGTTTGTTGGGCCACTTCAGGTAGAGCCTCTTGCTTTGCACTCAGAAGTAGGACCGGTGTTTATGATCACATTATGATCGCAGAGTCTCAGTTAAATAGACTGTACACGGCTACTAATATTCTTTGTGTGACCTCCTCTGTGTGTAGGTCTGGAGTATGTGATCACCCAGCTGAGGTCAGTGGTGCTTGCCTTTGCTTTAATAGACAAACACATTACAGTGGAGCAGGCCGTGCTGCTGTCACGACTAGAGGAGGAGTTCCAGGTAGGAACTCGCCACAGAAACAATGCATATACAGAAATTAGAAAGCGTGGTGGATATGTattcaatctctttctctcttactaaTGATTTATTTTCCTctgtctcttttccctctccataGATCGGGCATTGGGGAAATGTAGAGTGGGCTCATGATGTTGACCTGTATGATCTGAGGTCACGTACAGCAGCAGGGGCTCTGTTTGTACATTTCTCTTCTGAAAGTTCAACGGTCAAACGCAAACTCATGCAAGACTAAGGAGGACATTCAGTGCTTCCCTGAGTCAACACAAACTCAGACAGGACTCTTAAGAGCAAAGGCAGTGTACTGGCCTTTGACTGGGAAGAAATCGCAAATCCTTAGGACTTGTGTTTATCTCTGGTTGTTGTCCTTTGTGGAATAAAAACACATAATATtttatgtcaatcaatcaattaaatgtatttataaagcctttttacatcagcagttgtcacaaaatgcttatacagaaacccagcctaaaaccccaaagagcaagaaATGTAGTTGCCTGGAAACCTGACGTTCAATTGCATTGAATTCTACATCGGGCAAAAATTTGCATTTGAATCAGGAAAGTTACTTCTCATGACCTCTACAAGACAGAATGTtgaataatataatattttaatGTACTTTACCGGTTGTCCGTGCGGTAGGAATGAGGAAAGTATAATTACATTAACTTTTCAAAGCGCTTGTAGTGCGTTCAGATTTCTATCACCTGACGCATGTTCACAAGATAAAAATACATGCACGAGACGCAGCAAAATGAAGGCGGttatttcacaacacattaaatgTGCCTTCACATTAAGTGTGCCACTACTCTTCTACCATATAGGCTACCTACCTGGGCTACCTGtgatgacaggtagcctagtggttagagcgttggactagtaaacaaAAGGTTGACACAtcaaatccctgagttgacaaggtaaacatctgtcgttctgcccctgaacaaggcagttaacccactgttcctaggctgtcattgaaaataagaatttgttcttaacttacttgcctagttaaataaagttaaaatatatatctacaacacaaaaaaaTCAAGTTTGTATGTGTATCTCCTCACTGTTCCATAAGATTCATTTTGATCAGTTatttaaatcagattttactgcttgcatgagttaatTGATGTGGAATATAGTTCCGTGGCTCCATGTattactgtgcacctcccatagtctgttctggacttggggactgtgaagagacctctggtggcattgtagttttcctaagtccctctgtggcatctgaccacatgactggacagtagtccaggtgtgacaaaactagggcctgtcggacctgccttgttgatagtgttgttaagaaggcagagcagtgctttattatggacacatCTCCCCACCTTAGCTACTATTGTGTCAATATGTTTGTACAATGAGAGTTtaaaatccagggttactccaagcagtttagtatcctcaacttgctaaatttccacattattcattgcaCATGAGTAATGAGTACATGGCCTTtaattaaggccagatcgttcttcaagatgttcaagtGTTCATAGAtgtccagcagggtcaaataataatcagtgattatagagagtgcaacaggtcagcacctcaggagtaaatgtcagttggcttttataGAAAGAgaaatatgtgtaatttaatttcaGTAAAGAGGAATAGTCTTCTCTGACACTCCTTCCCTATAAAGTACAACTTGGCAGCAGCCAAGTATGATGATGGCCATCTCTTCTACAGTTTGTGTTTTGAATCAGTTTCTCAGTCATCAGTGACTTTTGGGAACATTGCATGTTTCTATGGAAACAGTGAGTGTTGTCCGTTCAGGGGAGGAATGTTAATTCCTTGTTCCCCCTGTCTCAGCCCAgatgtctctctcactcccactgtATTATACTTAGTAGCTTGTAGCAAAGGTGACTTAGTTTTTCTGTTGCTTCAGTAAAAATAATCTATCAATGGGTCAAACTGACTAAAACATGTTtattgttacatacacagctgttACATACATCACCAGCTTTTTTGTCAAACCACTGAATCAAACCCTAAATGCATTCGAATAAAAATGACACATGGAAACACTGTTCTGTTATTTTTTAAAGCAAACATTTTGAAATCCTAATGTAAAGTCGCTTGTGGATATGAGAAGTTATCTATGTAAACATACTTTCGATTGTGTGCACTGCCAGATTGTAAAATCTACTGTTTACATAACCATATTGGAAATAAGTCACAAACATTTTTTCAACATAAAATTATTTTTATCTCGTTTTTCTTCATGTAGTACTGTTTAAGATTCATGAATGCAGTGATGGTTGTCATTATTTACAATGGTCTGCAATGTAATGATCGACGTTTATGCTGCCCAATCAGATTGACCTACTGGATTTTTCTGCCAATGAAATTGCTTGATGGGCGGGGCATACTGTATATTTTCCATGAAGTGAATCGTACAAATTGTTTGTTGTCGATCAAGATGGAGTTCCTTTTGGGAAATCCATACAGTACTCCGGTGGGACATTGTATTGGTaagttgttttaatttttttaaacaaactgtGATTGAAAGGAATCTGTAGATAATCGTGTTTCACATTTTTGAATCGTCAT encodes:
- the LOC111967934 gene encoding ATP synthase mitochondrial F1 complex assembly factor 2, giving the protein MLRNLVRFHNCLGHAFSPPTVCPRRQMFKLLPLLSVNSKSYSIITERKKFYEDVSISHGEGGMFEINLDRRKLKTPGGKLFTAPNEALAIAVANEWDTQKDMLKFYSMHMTTLCNTALDNPTFRSKDQMITAALKYLETDTLCYRVEEPPSLVELQNNEWDPVLNWIEDRYNVVIGSSTSILGPEIPQATMDTFRQHLGSYNFWSLTGLEYVITQLRSVVLAFALIDKHITVEQAVLLSRLEEEFQIGHWGNVEWAHDVDLYDLRSRTAAGALFVHFSSESSTVKRKLMQD